Proteins encoded in a region of the Vicia villosa cultivar HV-30 ecotype Madison, WI linkage group LG5, Vvil1.0, whole genome shotgun sequence genome:
- the LOC131601545 gene encoding uncharacterized protein LOC131601545 isoform X3, translated as MASSASKDEVWLYSSGMRVDELLGYNCTASSQRTIRTFCDDTEFGRIITPVNSCKRPAALIRVFNSLSVLQDINIMLTSSINSEYDIGTLFFSSLGSVSTISDCILRKLRGFLMVISLDCTKRELLEEEHGKSSSGKPKEKVGLSNRKKKGRTRNKKQNPAPKTSVSGISCENHHKDIDCVMDSTKKTDLTKPGELPLGKDTSKGSSSSTVKIVDNTRESNIGKPRTTPRRSRKEKNKNKSALIDNAVEDSLDSIMHAASTTIISKGEVAICDRSFDSSTIQNVKHDDSIGNDTLASNSSLSCSFNRLTKENTSIGNVEGETVDNLAESCDSSGSPCCSLPNERKLLSSELNTCNVECEAITPPVPALEHGSFSSNDNTCSLNTTGAAKADVKSTIHDKPIREVNVKEFSKLRERDRCLFDSRNSAFSKCSPYEWPGIPSIYFPSFNSHLPPATDRLHLDVGRNWHNHFCQPFVPTLQQTRNTPIEGGCNQILSRSIPMSFDWPPVFRGGVTPSPNCNYDSSFISRRQCKVSKGLAVHSMHVDATIPDDERKYSGDTLDLPDLVTTQEFTDDFDNLCVSEEEYDFHAVSGIDYNQYFGGGVMYWNPSDHSGKGFSRPPSLSSDDSLWALREADMNRTVDDMVAFSSSYSTNGLTSPTAATFCSPFDPVGTGAQAVGYVMSGNEIPGKVMHSSSVTDAAVDDDTSGSLGSNLSGETEGKTGDSHPYPILRPIIIPNFSRERSICVDHKSPCVPPTRREQPRIKRPPSPVVLCVPRAPRPPPPSPVSDSRKQRGFPTVRSGSSSPRHWGMRGWYHDGSNLEDACLRMDGAEVVWPSWRNKNLAVQPLIQPLPAALLQDRLIAMSQIARDQEHPDVTIPLQPAELRSCSATSASLSLMHGMLHDEIDSFCKQVAAENMARRPYINWAVKRVTRSLQVLWPRSRTNIFGSNATGMALPTSDVDLVVSLPPVRNLEPIKEAGILEGRNGIKETCLQHAARYLANQEWVKNDSLKTVENTAIPIIMLVVEVPQDVITSSAPTLNSLKEEPQCTTGEHGNDSHCDTIQLEDPALLKRSQTNFYAVKDSKSVRVDISFKSPSHTGLQTTGMVKELTEQFPAATPLALVLKQFLADRSLDQSYSGGLSSYCLVLLIIRFLQHEHHLGRPINQNYGSLMVDFLYFFGNVFDPRQMRISVQGSGLYIKRERGCSIDPIHIDDPLFPTNNVGRNCFRIHQCIKAFSEAYIVLENELTLINGDGESCSKPSYRLLPKIISSLDVS; from the exons ATGGCCAGCAGTGCCTCCAAAGATGAAGTTTGGCTATACAGTAGTGGGATGAGAGTTGATGAGCTACTTGGCTATAATTGTACTGCATCTTCTCAAAGGACCATCCGGACATTTTGCGATGATACAGAATTTGGCAGAATTATTACACCAGTCAACAGTTGTAAAAGGCCTGCAGCTTTAATCAGAGTCTTTAATTCCTTATCTGTGCTTCAAGACATTAACATAATGTTAACATCAAGTATTAATAGTGAATATGATATAGGAACTCTTTTCTTTAGTTCGTTGGGTTCTGTCTCTACAATATCTGATTGTATATTAAGAAAATTGAGAGGTTTTCTGATGGTTATTTCACTTGACTGCACAAAACGTGAGCTACTAGAGGAGGAACATGGCAAATCCTCGTCGGGTAAACCTAAGGAAAAGGTTGGTCTTTCTAACCGTAAAAAGAAGGGACGGACCCGCAATAAAAAGCAAAATCCTGCCCCAAAAACATCTGTGAGTGGTATTTCATGCGAAAATCATCATAAG GACATTGATTGTGTAATGGACAGTACAAAGAAGACTGATTTAACAAAACCTGGGGAACTTCCTCTGGGAAAGGATACTTCTAAGGGGAGTTCGTCATCAACTGTAAAAATTGTA GATAATACTCGGGAATCAAATATTGGCAAACCTCGAACTACACCAAGAAGAAgtaggaaagagaaaaataaaaataaaagcgcCCTTATTGACAATGCAGTTGAAGATTCTCTTGACTCAATTATGCATGCTGCCTCTACCACTATTATTTCTAAAGGTGAGGTGGCAATATGCGATAGGTCTTTTGATAGTTCTACCATTCAGAATGTCAAACATGACGATTCAATTGGTAATGACACCCTTGCTTCAAATTCAAGCCTTAGTTGTTCTTTTAATAGACTTACTAAGGAGAACACCTCTATTGGGAATGTTGAAGGAGAGACTGTTGACAATCTTGCTGAAAGTTGCGATAGTTCAGGTTCTCCGTGTTGTTCATTGCCAAATGAACGGAAATTATTGTCTTCTGAATTAAATACTTGCAACGTAGAATGTGAAGCTATAACACCGCCTGTACCTGCATTGGAGCATGGTAGTTTCTCCAGCAATGACAATACCTGTTCTCTGAACACAACAGGTGCTGCCAAAGCTGATGTAAAGTCAACTATTCATGACAAACCGATTCGAGAGGTTAATGTAAAAGAATTTAGTAAGTTAAGAGAGAGAGATAGATGTCTATTTGATAGTAGAAATTCTGCTTTCTCAAAATGCAGTCCATATGAATGGCCTGGTATACCCTCTATCTATTTTCCATCTTTTAACTCACATCTCCCTCCCGCGACTGACAGATTGCATCTGGATGTTGGGCGCAATTGGCATAATCACTTCTGCCAACCATTTGTTCCCACATTACAGCAAACAAGAAATacaccaattgaaggtggatgcAACCAAATCCTGTCTCGTTCAATTCCTATGAGTTTTGACTGGCCACCAGTTTTCCGTGGTGGTGTGACCCCATCACCAAATTGTAATTATGACTCCAGTTTCATATCTAGGCGGCAATGTAAAGTTTCAAAAGGGTTGGCTGTTCACAGCATGCATGTTGATGCAACAATTCCTGATGATGAAAGGAAGTACTCTGGGGATACATTGGATTTACCTGACCTAGTAACTACACAGGAGTTCACAGATGACTTTGACAACCTCTGTGTATCAGAGGAAGAGTATGATTTTCATGCTGTTTCCGGTATAGattataatcaatattttggCGGCGGTGTAATGTACTGGAACCCTTCTGATCATTCAGGAAAAGGTTTCTCTCGGCCTCCCTCTCTCAGCTCTGATGACAGTCTATGGGCTTTGCGTGAAGCTGACATGAATAGGACAGTAGATGATATGGTTGCTTTCTCATCTTCATATAGTACAAATGGTTTAACATCACCAACTGCTGCGACATTTTGCTCTCCCTTTGATCCTGTAGGGACTGGGGCTCAGGCTGTTGGCTATGTAATGTCAGGTAATGAAATTCCTGGGAAAGTGATGCATTCTTCATCAGTTACAGATGCAGCAGTGGATGATGATACTTCTGGTTCTTTGGGTAGTAACTTATCTGGAGAAACTGAAGGGAAGACGGGTGATTCACATCCGTATCCCATTCTACGGCCAATAATTATTCCTAACTTTTCAAGGGAAAGGTCTATATGTGTTGATCATAAAAGCCCTTGTGTTCCTCCTACTAGGCGGGAGCAGCCTCGCATAAAGCGGCCACCATCCCCTGTGGTGCTTTGTGTACCGCGTGCACCACGTCCTCCCCCACCCTCCCCTGTGAGTGATTCCAGGAAACAAAGGGGTTTTCCAACTGTTCGATCTGGTAGTTCCAGCCCAAGACACTGGGGAATGAGAGGTTGGTATCATGATGGAAGTAATTTAGAGGATGCTTGTTTGAGAATGGATGGTGCTGAAGTTGTGTGGCCTTCCTGGAGAAATAAAAACCTTGCAGTGCAACCTCTGATCCAACCTTTACCTGCTGCCTTGCTGCAGGACCGCCTGATTGCAATGTCACAGATAGCACGTGACCAGGAACAT CCGGATGTCACTATTCCTCTGCAACCTGCCGAGTTACGAAGCTGTTCTGCAACAAGTGCATCTTTATCTTTGATGCATGGAATGCTCCATGATGAGATTGACTCTTTCTGTAAACAG GTTGCCGCAGAAAACATGGCAAGGAGGCCTTACATTAATTGGGCTGTCAAGAGAGTTACCCGATCTCTGCAGGTTCTATGGCCCAGATCCAGGACAAACATATTTGGTTCCAACGCCACTGGTATGGCTCTTCCAACAAGTGATGTTGACCTTGTGGTTTCTCTCCCTCCAGTGAGGAACCTG GAACCTATTAAAGAAGCTGGAATATTGGAAGGTCGTAATGGTATTAAAGAAACATGTCTTCAG CACGCAGCGAGGTATCTTGCCAATCAGGAATGGGTAAAAAATGATTCTCTAAAGACAGTGGAAAATACTGCT ATTCCTATTATTATGCTCGTGGTGGAAGTACCCCAGGATGTTATCACTTCATCAGCTCCCACGTTAAATTCATTAAAGGAAGAGCCACAATGTACAACTGGTGAACATGGTAATGACAGTCATTGTGATACTATCCAGTTAGAAGATCCAGCTTTGCTGAAAAGGTCTCAAACTAATTTTTATGCTGTAAAAGATTCCAAATCAGTTCGTGTTGACATCAGCTTTAAGTCCCCATCACATACAGGACTCCAAACTACAGGAATG GTTAAGGAGTTGACGGAACAATTTCCTGCTGCTACTCCTCTTGCTTTGGTGCTGAAACAGTTTTTGGCAGATCGAAGCCTTGACCAGTCCTACTCTGGTGGCTTAAGTTCTTACTGTTTG GTACTGCTAATTATACGTTTTCTTCAGCATGAGCACCATCTTGGCCGGCCGATCAACCAA AATTACGGAAGTCTTATGgttgattttctttatttttttgg GAATGTGTTTGATCCCCGTCAAATGCGGATATCAGTGCAAGGAAGTGGACTTTatataaaaagagaaagaggttGCAG CATTGATCCAATTCACATAGATGATCCTCTTTTTCCAACAAATAATGTGGGAAGGAATTGCTTCAGAATCCATCAATGTATT